Genomic window (Hydrogenimonas cancrithermarum):
TGGCATTCATGATCTCCGAATTCTTCAAGGATCTCAAGAAATAGGTTCGAACAACGGGGAAGAGAAATCTTTCCCGTTTCCACTTCTCCTCTCCTCTTTGTATTATCTATTTTGATAATATTCGCTGTATGTTCTATAACTTTCAGCTTTTTTGTTTTATAATCAGCAAACCATACACTGGAGAATTTTATGCCATCGATAGAAAATATCACCGACGTGGTAAAAAAAAGCTATGAAGAGATCGAAAAATCTATCGCTGAAAAAAAGAGAAGCGGTGCCAACACGACCGATGTGGTCTATGATATCGTCGATATTTTTTTCAGGCACCTGAAACAGTCCGGATTCTCCATGGACCTGGATGCCTATCTGGAAAAGGAGATGGAAAAAAAATCCAAAAAGTGTATCGATTTGGCACAAAAAAGTATCCACTCTTTTAAAGAATCGAACAACAATCTCCAGGAAATTACCGAGGCACACACGATCGAGATCGAGCGGATCGTCGATGAATCGAACGAAATCGATGTCGGGACATTCAAAAAGCGTTTCGACTCGTTTCAGCACGATCTTCTCGAAGAGTTGAGCCGTGCCAATGCCGTGATCAAATCACTCGAAAACGAAATCGAAGATCTGCAGAGACAGTCCAACATCGATCCTCTGACCAAACTCAACAACCGAAAAGCGCTCGAGATCGACGGCAAGGAACTTCTCAAGCATTCCAGTGAGCGAAATCTGAACATCGTCGCGCTGATGATCGATGCCGACGATTTCAAAAAGGTCAATGACACATTCGGCCACATCGCCGGCGACAAAGTTCTGATACTGCTTTCGAAACTTTTCAAATCTTCCATCCGCGAATCTGACAAAGCCTACCGGTACGGGGGCGAAGAGTTTCTGATTCTCTTCAACAGGGCGACCAAAGAGGAGGCCAAAAAAATCGCTGAGCGAATCATGAAAGCGGTCCGCACGAATAAACTGATCTATAAAAATCAGATTATAAAAATCACCCTGAGCATGGGCATGACAGAACACCAAAGAGGCGATACGCTCGAAAGTATGATCGAACGGGCCGACGCGGCGGTCTATCAGGCCAAACAGGAGGGAAAAGACAGGTTGGTGGTACGCTGATGGAAATGAACTGGTTCGACATCGTTACGGCTTCTTTGATTCTACTCATAGGAATCAAAGGTATTTTCAACGGACTGATCAAAGAGTTGGCCGGTCTTGTCGGCATCGTACTGGGCGTATGGGTCGCATCGACATACGCTTCCGACTTCGGACAATGGATCGGAAAGAGCTTTTTGCCGCTCGACTCCCAGTCAGCTCTGGCCATGATCGGGTTTCTGGCGCTTTTGACACTGATTTGGCTTGCATGTATCGTTGCAGGCGTCCTTGTCTCCAAACTCGTTTCGCTTTCTGGACTCGGTATCATCGACAAACTTCTTGGCCTCCTTTTCGCATCGGCCAAAGTTTTCATCATCCTCTCCGTCATCGTCTTTGCGCTTTCCAACATCGAGATCGTCAAAAAAAATACGGAAAAATTCACGGCCAAAAGCCTACTCCACCCCCTCTTCGTCAAAACGGGCGAATTCATTGTACATATCGATACGGATGATCTTCTCGAAAAAGCCGATGGGGTGAAAAAGCGCTCCGAAGAGGCGGTGAAAAAAGGAGAGAAAATCGTTTCGCAAAGGAGCGGCAACGCGACAAGGGAAGCAGATGAAACAAGATAAAAACGTCGAGACATCCCCTCTGATATCGTATGAAACACTGCTGACGCAGTTCAAGCAGCTTTTGCGTTCGGAAGGCCAAAAGTTCACGAAACAGCGCGAGGTGATACTCCATACGCTCTACAACCACAGCGGCCATTTCACGCCAGAAGAGCTCTACCGCCTCATCAAGCAGGAAAATCCGGAACTCAGTACCGGTATCGCGACCATCTACCGCACCCTTTCGCTCCTTGAAAGAGCCGGCATCGTTACCTCGATCTCTTTCGGAACCCAGGGCAAAAAGTACGAACTCGGCGTCAAAGCGCACCACGACCATATTATCTGCACAAAATGTGGTAAAATTCTGGAATTTTTCGACGAGGCGATCGAAAAGAAGCAGGAGCGAATCGCCAAAGAGTTCGGCTTCGAAATGGAAGACCACTCCCTGAAAATTTTCGGTATCTGCCCCGAATGCCAGAAAAAAACCGACAAATAAACCATACAGAAAAGGAAATACGAGATTGATATTTGACAATCAGTATCAGCAGCAGCGTATCGAAAAAGCGCAAACGCTGCGGGAAATGGGCATCAACCCCTACCAAAACCGCGTCGTCAAAGAGTGCACCAACAAAGAGTTCCTCGAAAAGTACGCCTACCTCAAAGAGAGCGAAGAGAAAGAGGCACTGAACGAGAGCTGCACCGTCACCGGACGCATCAAATTCCTCCGTCTGATGGGCAAGGCCGCCTTCGCGAAGATCGAGGACGAGAGTGGTGTACTGCAGATCTACTTCAGCCGAGACGACCTGGGGGACGAATGGTTCAAAACGGTCAAAAAGATGATCGAAGTGGGCGACATCGTCGCCGCAACGGGCTACCCCTTCATTACGCGTACAGGAGAGCTGACGATGCATGTCAAGCGGCTCGAACTGGTCACCAAAGCGATCACCCCTCTGCCGGAGAAGTTCCACGGCCTGCAGGATATCGAGTTACGCTACCGCCAGCGCTACCTCGACATGATCATGAACCCGGACGTGAAGCAGACATTCCTGATGCGCTCCAAAATCGTCAGCCTGATCCGCCGTTTCTTCGAAGATCACGGCTTTTTGGAAGTGGAAACCCCGATGATGCATCCGATCCCGGGGGGTGCCAACGCACGCCCCTTCGTGACGCACCACAACGCTCTCGGCGTCGACCGATATCTTCGTATCGCACCGGAGCTCTACCTCAAACGTCTCATCGTCGGTGGCTTCGAAGCGGTCTTCGAAATCAACCGGAACTTCCGCAACGAAGGGATGGATGCGACCCATAACCCGGAATTCACGATGATCGAGTTCTACTGGGCCTACCACCGCTACGAAGATCTGATGGAACTGACCGAAAAACTCTTCGAATACCTCTTCAAAGAGCTCGGCCTGCCGACCAAACTTCCATACGGTGAAGTCGAGATCGACTTCTCGACGCCATTCAAGCGCATCGCCTACAAAGAGGCTCTCGTCGAAATCGGCAACGTTCCGGAAGAGATTCTCGAAGATCGCGAAGCGATGCGCAGCTTCCTCGAAGAGAAGGGAATCGAAGTGGAAGAGCATTTGACGAAAGGGCAGCTCTGGGGCGAACTGTTCGACGCTTTCGTCGAAGAGAAGCTGATCGACCCGACATTCGTCACCCACTTCCCGATCGACATCAGCCCGCTTGCACGGCGAA
Coding sequences:
- the lysS gene encoding lysine--tRNA ligase, whose amino-acid sequence is MIFDNQYQQQRIEKAQTLREMGINPYQNRVVKECTNKEFLEKYAYLKESEEKEALNESCTVTGRIKFLRLMGKAAFAKIEDESGVLQIYFSRDDLGDEWFKTVKKMIEVGDIVAATGYPFITRTGELTMHVKRLELVTKAITPLPEKFHGLQDIELRYRQRYLDMIMNPDVKQTFLMRSKIVSLIRRFFEDHGFLEVETPMMHPIPGGANARPFVTHHNALGVDRYLRIAPELYLKRLIVGGFEAVFEINRNFRNEGMDATHNPEFTMIEFYWAYHRYEDLMELTEKLFEYLFKELGLPTKLPYGEVEIDFSTPFKRIAYKEALVEIGNVPEEILEDREAMRSFLEEKGIEVEEHLTKGQLWGELFDAFVEEKLIDPTFVTHFPIDISPLARRSDDNPEIADRFELFIAGKEIANGFSELNDPLDQYERFKAQAAQKESDDEAMHMDEDYVKALGYGMPPTAGEGIGIDRLVMLLTNQHTIRDVILFPAMRPQKSQSESQEKKSEEKREDNK
- a CDS encoding CvpA family protein, giving the protein MEMNWFDIVTASLILLIGIKGIFNGLIKELAGLVGIVLGVWVASTYASDFGQWIGKSFLPLDSQSALAMIGFLALLTLIWLACIVAGVLVSKLVSLSGLGIIDKLLGLLFASAKVFIILSVIVFALSNIEIVKKNTEKFTAKSLLHPLFVKTGEFIVHIDTDDLLEKADGVKKRSEEAVKKGEKIVSQRSGNATREADETR
- a CDS encoding Fur family transcriptional regulator, encoding MKQDKNVETSPLISYETLLTQFKQLLRSEGQKFTKQREVILHTLYNHSGHFTPEELYRLIKQENPELSTGIATIYRTLSLLERAGIVTSISFGTQGKKYELGVKAHHDHIICTKCGKILEFFDEAIEKKQERIAKEFGFEMEDHSLKIFGICPECQKKTDK
- a CDS encoding GGDEF domain-containing protein, translated to MPSIENITDVVKKSYEEIEKSIAEKKRSGANTTDVVYDIVDIFFRHLKQSGFSMDLDAYLEKEMEKKSKKCIDLAQKSIHSFKESNNNLQEITEAHTIEIERIVDESNEIDVGTFKKRFDSFQHDLLEELSRANAVIKSLENEIEDLQRQSNIDPLTKLNNRKALEIDGKELLKHSSERNLNIVALMIDADDFKKVNDTFGHIAGDKVLILLSKLFKSSIRESDKAYRYGGEEFLILFNRATKEEAKKIAERIMKAVRTNKLIYKNQIIKITLSMGMTEHQRGDTLESMIERADAAVYQAKQEGKDRLVVR